The following proteins are co-located in the Pseudomonas cavernae genome:
- the lapG gene encoding cysteine protease LapG, which produces MLNAGLALAVCLLIGSLQADWDFDWIGRRAEALYGPLGEGRQRLNDWQRLMLDQAQAGEAEQLQVVNRFFNRQLRYREDIDLWQQVDYWATPVESLRRGAGDCEDYAIGKYISLRRLGVAKEKLLITYVKALRQNRAHMVLTYYPSPTAEPLILDSLTERIQPAGQRQDLLPVYAFNGEGLWLPGAAGKKKVGDSKRLSRWQDLLKKMRAEGFPPESAY; this is translated from the coding sequence CTGCTCAATGCCGGCTTGGCGTTGGCGGTCTGCCTGCTGATCGGCAGTCTGCAGGCCGATTGGGATTTCGATTGGATCGGCCGCCGTGCCGAAGCGCTCTACGGGCCGCTGGGCGAGGGACGCCAGCGCCTGAATGACTGGCAGCGCTTGATGCTGGATCAGGCGCAGGCCGGCGAGGCGGAGCAACTGCAGGTGGTCAATCGCTTCTTCAATCGCCAGCTGCGCTACCGCGAGGATATCGATCTCTGGCAGCAGGTCGATTATTGGGCCACCCCGGTGGAGTCCCTGCGCCGCGGCGCCGGCGATTGCGAGGACTATGCCATCGGCAAGTACATCAGCCTGCGCCGGCTCGGGGTGGCCAAGGAAAAACTGCTGATTACCTACGTCAAAGCCTTGCGCCAGAACCGCGCGCATATGGTGCTGACCTATTACCCCAGCCCGACGGCGGAGCCGTTGATTCTCGACAGTCTGACCGAGCGCATCCAGCCGGCCGGGCAGCGTCAGGACCTGCTGCCGGTCTACGCCTTCAATGGCGAGGGCTTGTGGCTTCCGGGGGCGGCGGGAAAGAAAAAAGTCGGGGACAGCAAGCGGCTTTCGCGCTGGCAGGACCTGCTGAAAAAAATGCGGGCGGAAGGATTTCCGCCAGAGTCTGCGTATTAG
- a CDS encoding DUF1145 domain-containing protein: MNRSSFAKGVLAMFWLVALLNVVYPFGAPLHGWLLAISGVMLLVHVVEVLLFNRRLSARPRPWLERIQVLLFGVLHLKSLR; this comes from the coding sequence ATGAATCGTTCGTCTTTTGCCAAAGGCGTGCTGGCCATGTTCTGGCTGGTGGCGCTGCTCAATGTGGTCTATCCATTCGGCGCGCCGCTGCACGGCTGGCTGCTGGCGATCTCCGGGGTCATGCTGCTGGTGCATGTCGTCGAGGTGCTGTTGTTCAACCGTCGCCTGAGCGCTCGTCCGCGACCCTGGCTGGAGCGTATCCAGGTGCTGTTGTTCGGCGTGCTGCATCTGAAATCGCTGCGTTGA